Proteins encoded together in one Lathyrus oleraceus cultivar Zhongwan6 chromosome 5, CAAS_Psat_ZW6_1.0, whole genome shotgun sequence window:
- the LOC127084484 gene encoding LOB domain-containing protein 12, translating to MGSGSSPCACCKLLRRRCTQECIFAPYFPSDDLRKFAIVHKVFGASNVTKMLQELPIDQRAETVNSLVYEANARVRDPVYGCVGAISYLQSQVSQLQMQLAMAQAEILCIQMQQDSATVTDTLPAYNDQDERLMLLSENSNCYGDLPQYINFPSSSSSSSSNVFQDFEPLKRESFWA from the exons ATGGGATCAGGTTCTTCACCTTGTGCTTGTTGCAAATTGTTGAGAAGGCGTTGCACACAAGAATGCATCTTTGCGCCTTATTTTCCTTCTGATGACCTACGCAAGTTTGCCATTGTTCATAAGGTTTTCGGTGCTAGCAATGTCACCAAAATGCTCCAG GAGCTTCCTATTGATCAAAGAGCAGAAACAGTGAATAGTTTAGTTTATGAAGCAAATGCAAGAGTGAGAGATCCTGTTTATGGATGTGTTGGAGCCATATCATATCTTCAATCACAAGTTTCACAATTACAAATGCAACTTGCAATGGCTCAAGCAGAGATTCTTTGCATTCAGATGCAGCAAGACTCAGCTACGGTTACCGACACATTACCAGCATATAATGACCAAGATGAGAGATTGATGCTCCTATCTGAAAACAGTAACTGCTATGGAGATCTTCCACAGTATATTAactttccttcttcttcttcttcctcatcttcCAATGTATTCCAAGACTTTGAGCCTCTCAAAAGAGAGTCTTTTTGGGCTTAA